The DNA segment GTTCTACAGGAACCTACAATGGAAAAGATAAATATTTGAATCAGCAGACTTTCGGGGGATATTCCGAGAAAGTCATCGTGGACGAAGATTTCGTTTTGAGAATTCCAGAAAATTTAGATCTGAAAGCAGTTGCACCTTTACTCTGTGCCGGAATAACCACATGGTCTCCACTTAAGCATTGGAATGTGAAAGAAGGAACTAAAGTGGCTGTGGTAGGTTTAGGTGGGCTGGGTCACATGGCGATCAAGTTGGCAAAAGGTTTAGGTGCTGAAGTTACCTTGATTTCCCGAAGCCCCAATAAAATTCAGGATGCTTTGGATTTAGGTGCTGACGCCGTTGTAATTTCCACCTACGAAAATGAAATGAAAGCTGCAGCTGGAAGATTTGACTTAATCATCGATACCGTTCCTTACGATCATGATATCAATCCGTATCTCGCTACACTTAACATCAGTGGGACTTTAGTCTTAGTAGGATTTATCGGTCAAATGGAAGATGCGCTTTCTACGCCACCAATGATCTTAGGAAGAAGATCAGTTGCAGGGTCTGTCATCGGAGGAATAAAAGAAACACAGGAAATGCTCGATTTCTGTGGAGAGCACAATATAGTATCTGAGATTGAAACAATCGAAATGCAGGACATTAATAATGCCTACGAAAGAATGCTGAAAAGTGACGTTCGTTACCGTTTCGTAATTGATATGCAGTCTTTAAAAAATTAAATTTTCCTCACTAATAAGTAAATCCGGTTGATCAGTCAGCTGGATTTTTAGGTATTTATTTTAGAATTTTCTCAGCAATTTTTTGAGTTCCGTCAATGGGTGTGGTAATTTTTAAACCGAGAACATCCGTTACTACTGGGTAAACGTTTACATTTTCAAACTCACCAATTTCTTTATTATTTTTAAAGGCTGGACCAAAAACAATGAATGCAGCTTTCATTTCAGGAACCTTGTAGGAATTGTAACCATGTTTACCCAACGAAGTATTTTTGCCTTCTTCTAGAAATATTTTGGGTGCTTTTGGAACAAGAAGAATCTGTCCAATTCGGTTATACCGATCATCCTTCGGTGAGAATTTTAATTTTTTAGGGAATCTTTTGTCCAAATAAACATCGTAGTAAGTGCTTTTGTGTTTTTTTAACTCGCGATAAACTGATTTCACTTCTGCTGCATTTTTCACAACAACTCTCATTAAAGTCTGAGCATTATAGAAGTCAAAACGATTTTTATCAAATAAGATTGCTGGAATTTCAAGTGGGTGATCACGATCTACTTTTATCAGTCCATGGTCCGCAACGAAGATATAATTCACATTTTCCAATCCTAACTGATTGATTTTTTCTACCAGATCTCCGATTGCACGATCGACCAAATGTACCGCGTTCTCCGTTTCTTTTGAATCGGGCCCGAAACGATGTCCACTTCCATCTACTTCCGGAAAATATAAACTGATAAAATGGGGCCTGCGTTCTTCTGGTAATTTTAACCACTCAATCACTTTATCAACCTTTTCACTGGGCGAGAATTTTTCATGATAATGATAATAATATGTTGGTCTTACTCCAGCAGCATCACTTGCTGAACCCACCCACATCATCGATGCAGAAATCATTCCCTGTTTCTCTGCTAAACTCCAGAGAGGGGTCCCACCATACCATGAACCATCTTCTGCATTTTCTTTGCTGCTCATTTTATAGAATTCTTTCTTCTGATAATCATAAAAAAAATTATCGATCAACCCATGATGAGCTGGATATAAACCCGTAATCAGACTCCAGTGATTGGGAAAAGTAATGGAAGGAAAACTGGGCAACATCGCTTTTGCAGATACACCACTTCCAGCAAATTTCAAAAGATTTTTAGCATTATACTTTTTAGCATAATCATATCGGAACCCATCCGCAGATATTAAAATAACGTAAGGTTTTGAAAATACCTCAACCGAATTTTTTCTATTTAAATCAACAACTTGCGCCGTATCAGTTTGGCAAAAAGCATCAAGAAAACTTAAAATAAGAAATAAAAAAATGAATTTTTTCATGATATTAAATAAGTACAAATTTACTTTTTATAAACAATTGAACCGGCAAACTTTTTATTAATAAAACGCAACAGGAACTAAATAAGAATATTATACTTAAAAGCATAATAATTAAACTCATTTTTGTGTTAAATAATACTACATTTGGGACGAAATTAGGTACTTATATGAAAAAAGCACTACTCTTTTTATTTTTCTTTATTTTCTTTAATTCTTTTGCACAACTCGATCGTGAACATTGGTTTGCCCCAATGATGGATCGTATAGGAAATAGCTCGACATATCAATCTATCTATATATCTACTAATGATCCCGTTCCCTTTAATGTGGATATTTATAACAATAATGTTATTGTTAGCTCAGTAATAGTTAGTAAAAATAATCCGGTTAAATATAGCATCCCAAGAAGTGAACGAAAAAGAATTATTACTACAAGTCAATTTGATTTATTCAAACCTGTACCAATGGGTTTTTATTTAAAAGGAGATAAACCATTTTTTGCAACATTAAGGTTTTCAATAAAAAATCATGGTGAAATTCAAACTTCAAAAGGAACGGCTGGTCTCGGTAAAGAGTTTCGTGCGGTTATGGCTCCAATAAGCGTAAATAATAGAATTCTAAGTTTCATGAACAGCATTATGGCTACAGAAGACAGTACAAATGTTACCATTACTGATTTCAAGCCTGACGTTCAATTTTCCGACTATATTCCCAGGACTCAGATCAATTTTACTTTAAATAAAGGACAATCCTACATTATTGATGGAACAGGCGATTCTTCAAATAACTATACCGGATACATTGGGGCAAAAATAGTATCAGACAAGCCTATCGTGATTGCAAATGGCAATTTTAATGGGCAGTACGCCGGAGACTTTGGCGGTTCTTCAGATATTTTAATGGACCAAAGTGTACCAATCGATAAATTAGGACAGGAGTTTGTCTTAATGAAAGGTAATGGCGAAGTTAGTTCTAATATGGAAAAAGGACTGATTCTCGCTACTGAAGACAACACAGAGATTTATATTAATGATGGTACTATCCCGGCGATCACCCTTAATGCAGGTGAACACTATGTGACCGATAATTCCTCCTACATCGACCAGGGATCGGATCATTATAATATGTTTGTCAAAGCCACAAAAAATATCTACTTATATCAATTATTAGCTGGTGCTAATGCTTTAGAAGGAACAGAGCAGGCAACAGGTGGTTTTAATTATGTCCCACCGCTCAATTGCTATCTGCCACAAAGAATTGATGAAATTGGTAATATCGATGAAAATGAATACTCATCTAACGGCGTTATTTACAGTTTAACTGTTCGTACTAAGCTAAATATCATCACAGAAAGAGGTGCCACTATTGACGTCCTTAGAAATGGAATATCCTTACCTTTAAATGTGAGCAATGGCCCGTTTGATGTTTTGGGTAATGCAAATTGGGTAACCTACTCTATTCCGAACATTACGGGGAATATCGCAATAATTTCTTCCAATGCTGTTACTGCTGGAATCTCCGCTGGAAATGATGCGGTTGGATATGGAGGCTACTTTGCCGGATTCTCCTCAATTCCATTGATTGTTAAATTAGAAAGCGACTGCTTACCAGATGTGAAACTAGGGGTTACACAAGGTTTCAAGTCGTATTTATGGTTGCTGAAAGTTGGTAACACCTATATTCCAGCTCCTGGTGAGAATGATAAATATTTTTACAAGCCATCTCAAGCTGGAATTTATGCCGTGCAGGTTCAACAAGGTTCCTGTACTGAAGTTCAGACTCCTGATTTTAAATTTTTTAATTGTACAACTTTTACAAATGATGACTATAACATCTGCTCTGAGGTAGAAATCACTCCTAAATTTGGTTTAAGTTCCCAAACTATTAAAAACGGTACAGTACAAATAGAAAACATTCCGACAAAGGGTACTGTCATTATTAAAGCTGATGGAAAACTAGCCTATACCGCGTATCCAAATACTTTTGGAATTGATACTTTCAAATATAAATTTTGTGGTATTGGAGATATTCCTGATTGCGAAACGGTTCAGGCAACCATTCACATTAATCAAATTGTAAAAAAAGATGCGATACTAGAGGCATGTACGTCCAACGGTATTGCAACTTATGATTTAAGTTTGGCCTCCGTAACAGCCAACAATACAGTTAAAAAAAACTACTACCTAACAGAAAATGGAGCGGAAAATGATATAATTTCCGAATTGATCAGTAATTTTGCCAACTTTTCCTCAGCAGACCAGACTCTTTACGTACGAATGGTAAATGATTTCGGCTGTATTGCCATTGCAAAAATTAAGCTTCAATCGAAATTACCAGCTGATGTAAAACCCGAACTATACACTAAAGTTCACTGTGATGAAGATATTGATGGAATAATTGATGGAATTTACAAAGTCGATGTGCAAAATATATCTGCAGTTGTTTTACAAAATCCAGCTGATTATTATCTATCATACTACGAAACAGAAATTAAGGCATTAGCTGGATTAAACGATGATATCAAAACTATTTACAGTTTTTCTGCTAACGATAAAATATGGATCAGAGTGGAGCCAAAAAATGGATGTAATATCGTTATTAGGGAAATATCTCTGCAAATTGGTGTTAAGCAGTCTATCACTTCGGTAGTCAATGAATTCTTATGTGATGATAATTTCGATGGAATTAGAACCGCAAATTTATCCGACTACATTGCGCAGTTTACACATGACAATAGCCTTAGTTTTAGTTATTATCAAAATTTGACTGATGCTAAAAATAAAAAAAACCCTATCCAAAGTGCTGTAACCATTACTAATTCCGGACAATATTATATCAGGTTTCACTCACCGATCCTGTGTGATGAAATCGGAACTTTGAACTTAACAGTCAAAATTCCTAAAAAATCTACCACACTAATTGACCAGAAGATATGTCCAAATTCTACGACAACCTTAGATGCTGGGCCCAATTATAGCAGTTACTTGTGGAGTACGGGAGAAACCTCGCAAAGGATCAAAATTCCTATTGGTGAATATTGGGTAGATTTAACTTTTGATGGCTGCAAATACAGACAGAGAGTTTCCGTATCTACAGTTCAATTACCGGAAATCCAAGTTGTAGAAATTCAAAATGGTACGGTTACCATCTTAGCAACTGGGGGGAATGCACCTTATCAATATTCGTTGGACGGTTACCATTACCAAACCTCTAATATTTTCAACAATGTGGCGCCGGGTAATTATACCGTTTATATAATTTCAAGCGACTTATGTGATCCGGTCACTACCAACATCGACGTTATGCAAATTTTAAATGTCATTACACCCAATGATGATGGTAAAAATGATATACTGGACTACTCTACTCTGTTGAGAAAAGACGAACCCTCGTTGCAGATTTTCGACCGGCATGGTATTTCTGTCTTCAAAGGAGACAAGGGTAATCGCTTTAGCTGGGATGGTAAAGTTGGCGGCAGAACGGTTTCCTCAGGATCGTATTGGTACGTCTTACGGTGGAAGGAACCACACTCCGAAACAATGACCAAACTAACTGGCTGGATATTAGTAAAAAGCAGATAGATTATTTTTCTAGTTCAATATAGCTGGACTATTTACTAAAAAAAACCTGAATTCAAACGAATTCAGGTTTAGATATCTTAGTAAAACCTACTTATAAAAGTACAATTTCATTTAATACTTTCTTGGTTTCTTCTTCAAGTTCTTCTAAACCGTCATTATTAAAAATAATAAAATCAGCTAATTTGATCTTATCTTTTTCCGGCATTTGCTTAAGCATGACCGACTCTACTTCTCGGTAGGTCTTATCGTCTCGATCCATCACTCTTTTTAGTCGGCAATTATCATCCGCAGTAATCAAAAGTGACTTAAAACAACTTTCATTTAATTTCAATTCAAATAAAAGTGCTGTTTCCTTAAAAACAAAAGGAGTCATTTGCTGGATGACCCAATTCTCAAAGTCAATTTTCACTGCCGGATGAATTAATGCGTTTAAATTTAACAATAATTCATCATTTTCAAAAACAAGATCAGAAACGTATTTTCGGTTGTATAAACCATCTTCATCATACGCATTTTCACCCAAAAGTTCTTTGATCTGCTGTTTAAGAGGTAAATTATCATTAACAATAGTTTTCGCCCGAATATCTGAATAGTAAACAGGGTATCCTGCTTCTTCTATAAATTTCGATACTGTTGATTTCCCCGAGCCAATTCCGCCCGTTATTCCAATAATTTTTGTGCTGACCCTGGGTTCGGGTTCGTCGTTAATCATATTTTATTATTTAATTTTTCTAATTTTAATAACCAAAAACCTCATTCATACTGAAGGTTTCATCTAATCTTATTCCTTTCTCCGTCATTTTCAAACTCGCCAATTCATTATGTGCATCGTGTTCAAAAAACAACAAATACTCATTATCAACACACTGTTTTAGAAACTTTGCCTTTTCTTCCATGGTTAAAAGCGGACGAGTATCATAACCCATCACATAAACCTGTGGAATATGCCCAACAGTCGGAATTAAATCCGCTGCGAAAACAATTGTTTTTTCCTGATACTGAATCACTGGAAGCATTTGCTTTTCTGTGTGTCCATCCACAAAGATAACATCCATTTTTAAATCTGGCGCAAAACTGTAGTTTCCATTTTGTGGAGTTGGCAAAAAATTTAATTGTCCGCTTTCCTGCATCGGCATAATATTCTCCTTCAAAAAACTTGCCTTTTCTCTTGGGTTGGGTTCGGTTGCCCATTTCCAATGTTCTTCATTCGTCCAAAAATGGGCATTTTTAAAAGCAGATTGATAACCGGTTCGGTCATCGTTCCATTCTATTGCGCCACCACAATGATCGAAATGAAGATGCGTCAAGAAAACATCCGTAATATCATCTTTTATAAAACCATATTTTTTCAGGTTTTTATCCAAAGTATCATCCCCCCAAAGAGAGTAATGACCAAAGAATTTCTCATTCTGTTTGTCACCCAAGCCACAATCGATAAGAATCAGTTTTTTACCGTCTTCCACCAAAAGTGATCGCGTTCCCAAATCAATCAAATTATTTTCATCAGCAGGATTGGTCCGTTGCCAAAGCGTTTTCGGCACCACACCAAACATGGCACCACCATCTAATTTAAATTTTCCGCACTGTATAGGATAGAGTTTCATAAAATTTTAATTTTTTCTTGATATATTTTAAACGCAAAGAGTCGCAAGGATTTTTTTCTTGCTACTCACTATTAAGTTCGCAAAGGCGTTTCACTCAGCGAAGGAGTACTCTTTTATAAATTATTCGCTATTCTTTTGACACCATTTTTAAATAACACGGAATGAAAATTAAGAACCATCCCAAGTTTAAGTTTTGTTATTCTTAAATAATTCAAAAGCTGATAAGTATGATAACTGTTAATTTCTGGAACAGCTTTAATTTCTATAATTACTTTATCTTCAATTAAAAGATCAACTCTGAAAGCTTTTTCGATAAGTAAACCCTCATATTCTACAGGAATATCTTTTTGATTCTCAACTTTTAAACCGTTTCTCTTTAATTCATAAACTAAACATTCTTCGTAAACTGCCTCATAAAGACCAATACCGAGTTTTCGATGAATTTTTAAACCCGACTCAAATACTATTTTCGAAATTTCATTTTCAGTCATTTTTCAGTCATTTACCGTTAAGATCTTTTACTCAAGCCTTGGCTAAGTGAAACGCCTTTGCGATCGAATAGTCACAAATATATTAAAATCTCTTTGCGTCTTTTGCGTTAAAGAATTTCTCTTGTTTAAAGTAAAATCTTTCAAAACAATTCATCCGGTCTTCTCGGCACTGCAATCTGCAAATGTTTATACGCTTTCTCCGTCACCTCTCTTCCTCTCGGCGTTCGAATAATAAAACCTTCCTGAATCAAAAATGGTTCATAAACCTCTTCCAACGTTTCCGGATTTTCTCCAATTGAAGTAGCCAACGCCGAAATCCCCACCGGTTTCCCACGGAAATTCTCTATCATCACGCGCATAATTCGATTGTCCATATCATCCAAACCGAATTCATCGACATTCAATGAGTTCAAAGCAAATTTCGTAATATTAATTTCAATTTCACCGTTTCCTTTGATCTGGGCAAAATCGCGAACTCTTCTCAACAACGCATTTGCAATTCTGGGCGTTCCACGACTTCTTCTGGCAATTTCCAACGCAGCATCTTCGTAGATTTTAATATCTAAAACACGTGCACTTCTTTCAATAATAATTGATAAAAGTTCAATCGTGTAATATTCTAATCGTGATTGAATGCCGAATCGTGCTAACATCGGTTTGGTCAACATTCCACTTCTTGTAGTTGCACCAACTAAAGTAAAAGGATTCAATCCGATCTGCACACTTCTCGCATTGGGACCACTTTCCAGCATGATGTCAATTTTATAATCTTCCATTGCAGAATACAAATACTCCTCAACAATCGGAGAGAGTCGATGAATTTCATCGATAAATAAAACATCATTTTCTTCTAAATTCGTCAGCAATCCTGCTAAACTTCCAGGTTTATCCAAAACAGGACCCGAAGTTATTTTGCAGCCAACTCCCAACTCATTTGCGATAATATTGGCTAAAGTAGTTTTCCCCAATCCAGGTGGACCATGCAAAAGTACGTGATCCAAAGCGCCACCACGGTTTTTCGCGGCTGCTACAAACACCTCTAAATTATCCAAAGTCTTGCGCTGTCCGGCAAAATCCTGAAAGCTCTGCGGACGGATTTTCTCCTCGTGGATCAATTCATCTTCGGAAAAATTCTCTTTATCGGGGTGTAGGAAATCTGACATTGTAATATTTGAAATCTTTCAAAGATAATATATTTACAACAAAAGGTCAGAAACTTGATTGCAAAAATTTTTTATCCTTGAAAAAGGATTTATATTTACTTGATATGAAACATGCAGTTTTTTTAGTGATGTTTTTTCCAGTTTTTCATTTTGCCCAAATGGAAACAGATCGACCTGGAGAAGGAACTGCCAGTACGGTAATTTCCCCAAAAACAATTCAGTTAGAAAGTGGAATTATTTATAACAGAAGCGAAAGAGGATTCACCTCGGATCATCTTCTTCGTTTTGGACTGACCGAAAAATGGGAAGTTCGTTTGCAAACCAATCAAAATTTTAGCGATTCCTCTGAAAGCTCTTATGGCTTTTCGTCAAAATATAATTTCTTACCTGGGGAAAATTCTTCACCATCTCTAACTTTGATTGCAGATACAGATTTTAAATTTGAAGAATATTCTTTTATATTGGCTTCGGATAAGGAGTTAACAGAAAATTTCGGAAGTTCTGCAGGAATAGGATATTTAAAAGAAAACCTCGAAAATTACTTTTTCCTATCGTTTGGTCTGGATTATAGCTTCAACGATCGATGGGCAATATTCACCGAATATTACGGCTACTTTAATGCTGCACTTTCACCGGAACACGGCTCCGACTTCGGCATAACTTATTTGGCTTCACCCCGACTACAACTGGATTTATCTTTCGGAAGTAATGTGCAAAATATTTCTAATCAATACTTTTTGAGCACGGGGATTTCTTATCGATTCAGATAAAAATAATTTCTATAGAATAATTTAATGCGTAGTTACTTTACTACCCAATAATTGCTATTTAATCGCGAAAACACTCACAGTTTAAAACTCTAAAGTCGTAATTTTGCGCGAATATGTTTTCAACACCTCAAAAGCAAAGAATTGCACTATCAGCCTACTTCTTTTTATCTGGAATTTGTTTTTCTACTTTCGCTTCCAGAATACCCACTATTAAAGCAATTTTTAATCTTACGGAAGGAGATTTAGGAAGTTTATTAATGATCATGCCAGCAAGCGCAATTATCGGAATTCCTCTTTCAGGCTGGCTTGTGGCCAAATACGACAGCCGAATTCCTCTGCAATTAGCCAGTGTACTATTTCTGTTAGCTCTATTTTCTATAGGTTGGGGATTTTCACTGTTTGGTCTTGTACTATCTCTTATTTTATTTGCCATATCTCTACGGATTATTAACGTTGCAATTAATACGCAGTCACTTTCTATACAAGAAAAATTCGAAAAAAGAATCGTGGGAAAATTTCACGGTATTTGGAGTATTGGTGGTATTGTAGGCGTGCTCTTTTCTACCATCATGCTCGAATATAAAATTTCTATTTTCTGGCATTTCTTGATGGTCATTTCATTTGGCCTCCTAATAATCATTTGTATGTTTCCTTTTCTCATAAAAAATGACAAAGCCAAAACAAGCAATCCATTCAAATTCCAAAAACCCAGTAAATATATTGCCTTGTTGGGATTTATGGTTTTTTTCGC comes from the Chryseobacterium sp. SNU WT5 genome and includes:
- a CDS encoding MBL fold metallo-hydrolase — its product is MKLYPIQCGKFKLDGGAMFGVVPKTLWQRTNPADENNLIDLGTRSLLVEDGKKLILIDCGLGDKQNEKFFGHYSLWGDDTLDKNLKKYGFIKDDITDVFLTHLHFDHCGGAIEWNDDRTGYQSAFKNAHFWTNEEHWKWATEPNPREKASFLKENIMPMQESGQLNFLPTPQNGNYSFAPDLKMDVIFVDGHTEKQMLPVIQYQEKTIVFAADLIPTVGHIPQVYVMGYDTRPLLTMEEKAKFLKQCVDNEYLLFFEHDAHNELASLKMTEKGIRLDETFSMNEVFGY
- a CDS encoding transporter — encoded protein: MKHAVFLVMFFPVFHFAQMETDRPGEGTASTVISPKTIQLESGIIYNRSERGFTSDHLLRFGLTEKWEVRLQTNQNFSDSSESSYGFSSKYNFLPGENSSPSLTLIADTDFKFEEYSFILASDKELTENFGSSAGIGYLKENLENYFFLSFGLDYSFNDRWAIFTEYYGYFNAALSPEHGSDFGITYLASPRLQLDLSFGSNVQNISNQYFLSTGISYRFR
- a CDS encoding GxxExxY protein — its product is MTENEISKIVFESGLKIHRKLGIGLYEAVYEECLVYELKRNGLKVENQKDIPVEYEGLLIEKAFRVDLLIEDKVIIEIKAVPEINSYHTYQLLNYLRITKLKLGMVLNFHSVLFKNGVKRIANNL
- the ruvB gene encoding Holliday junction branch migration DNA helicase RuvB; the protein is MSDFLHPDKENFSEDELIHEEKIRPQSFQDFAGQRKTLDNLEVFVAAAKNRGGALDHVLLHGPPGLGKTTLANIIANELGVGCKITSGPVLDKPGSLAGLLTNLEENDVLFIDEIHRLSPIVEEYLYSAMEDYKIDIMLESGPNARSVQIGLNPFTLVGATTRSGMLTKPMLARFGIQSRLEYYTIELLSIIIERSARVLDIKIYEDAALEIARRSRGTPRIANALLRRVRDFAQIKGNGEIEINITKFALNSLNVDEFGLDDMDNRIMRVMIENFRGKPVGISALATSIGENPETLEEVYEPFLIQEGFIIRTPRGREVTEKAYKHLQIAVPRRPDELF
- a CDS encoding gliding motility-associated C-terminal domain-containing protein, giving the protein MKKALLFLFFFIFFNSFAQLDREHWFAPMMDRIGNSSTYQSIYISTNDPVPFNVDIYNNNVIVSSVIVSKNNPVKYSIPRSERKRIITTSQFDLFKPVPMGFYLKGDKPFFATLRFSIKNHGEIQTSKGTAGLGKEFRAVMAPISVNNRILSFMNSIMATEDSTNVTITDFKPDVQFSDYIPRTQINFTLNKGQSYIIDGTGDSSNNYTGYIGAKIVSDKPIVIANGNFNGQYAGDFGGSSDILMDQSVPIDKLGQEFVLMKGNGEVSSNMEKGLILATEDNTEIYINDGTIPAITLNAGEHYVTDNSSYIDQGSDHYNMFVKATKNIYLYQLLAGANALEGTEQATGGFNYVPPLNCYLPQRIDEIGNIDENEYSSNGVIYSLTVRTKLNIITERGATIDVLRNGISLPLNVSNGPFDVLGNANWVTYSIPNITGNIAIISSNAVTAGISAGNDAVGYGGYFAGFSSIPLIVKLESDCLPDVKLGVTQGFKSYLWLLKVGNTYIPAPGENDKYFYKPSQAGIYAVQVQQGSCTEVQTPDFKFFNCTTFTNDDYNICSEVEITPKFGLSSQTIKNGTVQIENIPTKGTVIIKADGKLAYTAYPNTFGIDTFKYKFCGIGDIPDCETVQATIHINQIVKKDAILEACTSNGIATYDLSLASVTANNTVKKNYYLTENGAENDIISELISNFANFSSADQTLYVRMVNDFGCIAIAKIKLQSKLPADVKPELYTKVHCDEDIDGIIDGIYKVDVQNISAVVLQNPADYYLSYYETEIKALAGLNDDIKTIYSFSANDKIWIRVEPKNGCNIVIREISLQIGVKQSITSVVNEFLCDDNFDGIRTANLSDYIAQFTHDNSLSFSYYQNLTDAKNKKNPIQSAVTITNSGQYYIRFHSPILCDEIGTLNLTVKIPKKSTTLIDQKICPNSTTTLDAGPNYSSYLWSTGETSQRIKIPIGEYWVDLTFDGCKYRQRVSVSTVQLPEIQVVEIQNGTVTILATGGNAPYQYSLDGYHYQTSNIFNNVAPGNYTVYIISSDLCDPVTTNIDVMQILNVITPNDDGKNDILDYSTLLRKDEPSLQIFDRHGISVFKGDKGNRFSWDGKVGGRTVSSGSYWYVLRWKEPHSETMTKLTGWILVKSR
- the coaE gene encoding dephospho-CoA kinase (Dephospho-CoA kinase (CoaE) performs the final step in coenzyme A biosynthesis.), encoding MINDEPEPRVSTKIIGITGGIGSGKSTVSKFIEEAGYPVYYSDIRAKTIVNDNLPLKQQIKELLGENAYDEDGLYNRKYVSDLVFENDELLLNLNALIHPAVKIDFENWVIQQMTPFVFKETALLFELKLNESCFKSLLITADDNCRLKRVMDRDDKTYREVESVMLKQMPEKDKIKLADFIIFNNDGLEELEEETKKVLNEIVLL
- a CDS encoding ectonucleotide pyrophosphatase/phosphodiesterase encodes the protein MKKFIFLFLILSFLDAFCQTDTAQVVDLNRKNSVEVFSKPYVILISADGFRYDYAKKYNAKNLLKFAGSGVSAKAMLPSFPSITFPNHWSLITGLYPAHHGLIDNFFYDYQKKEFYKMSSKENAEDGSWYGGTPLWSLAEKQGMISASMMWVGSASDAAGVRPTYYYHYHEKFSPSEKVDKVIEWLKLPEERRPHFISLYFPEVDGSGHRFGPDSKETENAVHLVDRAIGDLVEKINQLGLENVNYIFVADHGLIKVDRDHPLEIPAILFDKNRFDFYNAQTLMRVVVKNAAEVKSVYRELKKHKSTYYDVYLDKRFPKKLKFSPKDDRYNRIGQILLVPKAPKIFLEEGKNTSLGKHGYNSYKVPEMKAAFIVFGPAFKNNKEIGEFENVNVYPVVTDVLGLKITTPIDGTQKIAEKILK
- a CDS encoding NAD(P)-dependent alcohol dehydrogenase, with translation MNNNTNIKAFGTASKDEDLKEMIIERRTVQPKDIEIDILYCGVCHSDLHTAKNDWGGTKYPAVPGHEIVGRITKVGSEVTKFKVGDLAGVGCLVDSCRECDSCKKDLEQYCLNGSTGTYNGKDKYLNQQTFGGYSEKVIVDEDFVLRIPENLDLKAVAPLLCAGITTWSPLKHWNVKEGTKVAVVGLGGLGHMAIKLAKGLGAEVTLISRSPNKIQDALDLGADAVVISTYENEMKAAAGRFDLIIDTVPYDHDINPYLATLNISGTLVLVGFIGQMEDALSTPPMILGRRSVAGSVIGGIKETQEMLDFCGEHNIVSEIETIEMQDINNAYERMLKSDVRYRFVIDMQSLKN
- a CDS encoding MFS transporter; its protein translation is MFSTPQKQRIALSAYFFLSGICFSTFASRIPTIKAIFNLTEGDLGSLLMIMPASAIIGIPLSGWLVAKYDSRIPLQLASVLFLLALFSIGWGFSLFGLVLSLILFAISLRIINVAINTQSLSIQEKFEKRIVGKFHGIWSIGGIVGVLFSTIMLEYKISIFWHFLMVISFGLLIIICMFPFLIKNDKAKTSNPFKFQKPSKYIALLGFMVFFAAICEGGMYDWNGVYLKEVVKQEVFTYGYLLFMVCMTISRLTIDNLMGRFGMQNLYITSSVLIISGVLIVTVFPTLYPVLTGFCLVGFGVSGLYPMTLILAGKAKKYSIPIVISIISTYSTVGMFLGPPIIGYLASAFGLQKAFITFIVAGIMFIPLSKMVFDHLKKTG